In Brevibacillus brevis NBRC 100599, a single genomic region encodes these proteins:
- the pruA gene encoding L-glutamate gamma-semialdehyde dehydrogenase, with product MQVEFKNEAFTNFSLPENKKAFEEALAKVESELGLEYPLIIGGERITTEKKSNSFNPSNKEQVVGVVSQADQALAEKAIQTAASTFETWKKVPAQARSRYLYKAAAIMRRRKHEFSAWLVKEAGKSWAEADADTAEAIDFMEYYGRQMDKLSQRHDLPRIPDEDNELYYVPLGVGIVIPPWNFPLAIMVGMTTAALVAGNTVVLKPASTTPVIAAKFMEILEDAGVPAGVVNFVPGSGSQIGDYLVEHNLTRFISFTGSRDVGLRINELAAKHRPGQKWMKRLVAEMGGKDSIVVDNDCDIELAAQSIVASAFGFSGQKCSACSRAIVHQDVYDQVLGRVVELTKQLTVGDIRTNDFYTGPVVDEKAYNKILEYIEIGKTEGKLVAGGEKGPESGYFIMPTVFADVDPQARIMQEEIFGPVVAFCKANDFDHAMEIANNTEYGLTGAVISRNRENLERAREEFHVGNLYFNRKCTGALVGVHPFGGFNMSGTDSKAGGPDYLLLFTQAKMVSEKL from the coding sequence ATGCAAGTGGAATTCAAAAACGAGGCGTTTACCAATTTTAGTCTGCCAGAAAATAAAAAGGCATTTGAAGAAGCTCTCGCTAAGGTAGAAAGTGAGCTTGGCCTTGAGTATCCGCTTATCATCGGCGGAGAACGCATCACAACTGAAAAGAAATCCAACTCCTTCAACCCTTCTAATAAAGAACAAGTAGTGGGCGTTGTTTCCCAGGCTGATCAAGCACTGGCTGAGAAAGCGATCCAAACAGCTGCTAGCACTTTCGAAACATGGAAAAAGGTGCCTGCACAAGCACGTTCCCGCTATCTGTATAAAGCAGCAGCAATCATGCGTCGCCGTAAGCATGAGTTCTCTGCTTGGCTCGTAAAAGAAGCAGGAAAAAGCTGGGCAGAGGCTGACGCTGACACAGCAGAAGCAATCGACTTCATGGAATACTATGGCCGTCAAATGGATAAGCTGTCCCAGCGCCATGATCTGCCTCGTATCCCTGATGAAGACAACGAATTGTACTACGTTCCACTCGGTGTAGGTATCGTTATCCCGCCTTGGAACTTCCCTCTTGCGATCATGGTTGGTATGACGACAGCAGCTCTCGTAGCGGGTAACACTGTCGTATTGAAGCCTGCTTCTACCACTCCAGTAATCGCTGCGAAATTCATGGAGATTCTCGAAGACGCTGGCGTACCAGCAGGTGTTGTAAACTTCGTACCAGGTTCCGGTAGCCAAATCGGAGATTATCTCGTAGAGCACAACCTGACTCGTTTCATCAGCTTCACAGGTTCCCGTGACGTAGGTCTGCGTATCAATGAACTGGCTGCGAAACATCGTCCAGGTCAAAAATGGATGAAGCGTCTGGTTGCTGAAATGGGCGGTAAAGACTCCATCGTTGTTGATAACGACTGCGATATCGAGTTGGCTGCACAGTCCATCGTGGCTTCTGCATTCGGTTTCTCCGGTCAAAAATGTTCCGCTTGCTCCCGTGCTATCGTTCACCAAGACGTGTACGACCAAGTACTGGGCCGCGTAGTAGAGCTGACCAAACAACTGACTGTGGGTGACATCAGAACCAACGATTTCTACACAGGTCCTGTGGTTGACGAGAAAGCATACAACAAAATCCTCGAGTACATCGAGATTGGTAAAACAGAAGGCAAACTGGTTGCAGGTGGCGAAAAAGGTCCAGAATCCGGCTACTTCATCATGCCAACTGTATTTGCAGATGTAGATCCACAAGCTCGCATCATGCAAGAAGAGATCTTTGGCCCAGTGGTAGCATTCTGCAAAGCTAACGATTTCGATCATGCAATGGAAATTGCGAACAACACTGAGTACGGCTTGACTGGCGCTGTCATCAGCCGCAACCGTGAGAACCTGGAGCGCGCTCGCGAAGAGTTCCACGTAGGTAACCTGTACTTCAACCGCAAGTGCACAGGCGCTTTGGTAGGTGTACATCCATTCGGAGGCTTCAACATGTCCGGTACAGATTCCAAAGCGGGTGGACCAGACTACCTCCTGCTCTTCACACAAGCAAAAATGGTTTCCGAAAAACTGTAA